Genomic segment of Candidatus Bathyarchaeia archaeon:
ATTGCCGACGCAGGCAGAAGCGGCATGACTCTCACGCGCGCTATCGAGATATCCGCTGAGCGCGACTACGGACCATTGACAAGCGAACTCAAGAAACTAATCGCAAAGATCAGCTTCAGGGTTCCTTTGGAAAGGGCGCTTCAATACTTCGCTGACTCGACGGGTACCACGCTCTCCAGGCGAAGCGCAATGCTAATCTCCGAGGCTAACAAGTCAGGAGGAGACATTCAAGAAAGCATGGAATCCGTCTCCAAGCATGTCCAGGAGATCCAGTACTTGGAGAGAAAGAGGCGTGCGACTCTGAGGCCTTTCATCGGAGTCATGTACATCAGCTTCGCAGTTTTCCTGGTCACGGTCTACTTGCTAATCTCAAGCTTCTTCAAACAATTGGCCAACACGAACTTCGGCGGCGGTGGAACGACCGTTGGAGGAGTAGGTTTCAACTTCGTTAGTCTTCCCTTGGACAAGATCACCGCGGTATTCTTGTACATGGCTATGATAGAGGCGCTTTTCGCGGGATTGGTGGGTGGTAAGATGGCATCAGGCTATCTCAAGGACGGACTCAAACACGCAATAATGCTGATGATGATATGCTTCATTACTTTCATATTCTTCATCTAGCCAGGAACCTTCACTTCTGACCCACATCTACCTCACCAGCCAAAGAGCGTCACCGGCTCCAATCAAGTTCTGTGCCTCTCCACTCTCAACGGACATTATCCCGATATTTTCCAGCATGCAATTACTCGATTCTTCCTCTCCATGCTGGTTGAATCTAACTCTCAGAGAGAAAAGATCAAGAAGGAGGCGAAAGGCAATTCGCCTGAATAGAGAAAAAAATTTTCAGAGTTCTAAAGGCATCTAGTACCCATCCAGGCTGAGTACGGAGTCAAGACACTATTGACTGGGGTTATCGTACTCGTAGTTCAAGAGAACCCGAGGATTTCCTTTGAGAAAGAATCTCCCGTTTCTACTTATAGTCCTCTCTATGGCGGCTGCAGTAGTTCCAGGCTTCATTTTCAGCGTCCATGCCATGGGCTGTACTTCCCCGTGTAGTGTTGATACGATAACGAATGTGCCCTCCTCTGAAGGTACTGTTCAGGTTCAGCTCGATGGTGGGGTATGCCCTGCGAACTGTTTCAATCTGAATCACACTTTTACTTTTGCCAATAGTACTCAGCACACTGTTAAGGTCCTCAATACATTTTTCATCGGAGCGGCGAGCGGTAAGAGATACAGCTTCTCCGGTTGGTACACTTACGGGATAAGTGGATGGTTCCAGTTTGACTCTAATCCGCTGAATACTCCTCCTAGCTACACTGATTATACGGTGGCCAAGTGTGTGAAGGGTCCCCCGGGTCAGAACTGTCCATTCTGGGCAGTGTACAATGTCTCGCCACCTGTCGGTTGTAAGACAAACTGCGGCATGGACGTTTCGACTAATGTCGCGTCTGCCGACGGTAAGATCTGGGTCAAGGTTGACGGTGCACCTGCAGTATCTTTGAGTCAGACCTTTGCTTTCGGTAACGGTACGGTGCATGCGATACAGGTCCAGAACTCGACCTTTACTGGAGCCTCATCCGGCGC
This window contains:
- a CDS encoding type II secretion system F family protein: MSQPTEPAPEPQASAGVAPAKKLKKIKDPTGGGVVSRLLGKLTRKLVWVFSGIIFGSIFFWGLVEIALLGPTPQVGILGLVGKFSIDRFLLLGGIAALIPPAIVYFIDGKRRDSIDNNIPHLIRDIADAGRSGMTLTRAIEISAERDYGPLTSELKKLIAKISFRVPLERALQYFADSTGTTLSRRSAMLISEANKSGGDIQESMESVSKHVQEIQYLERKRRATLRPFIGVMYISFAVFLVTVYLLISSFFKQLANTNFGGGGTTVGGVGFNFVSLPLDKITAVFLYMAMIEALFAGLVGGKMASGYLKDGLKHAIMLMMICFITFIFFI